A stretch of Mya arenaria isolate MELC-2E11 chromosome 14, ASM2691426v1 DNA encodes these proteins:
- the LOC128218560 gene encoding S-crystallin 4-like produces MPSYKLTYFNGKGRAEVSRLLLAAAGKAFEDVRVDFAQWGDLKKDMPQGTLPVLEVDGKMKISQSGSIARYLAREFDLYGKGNTDMTLVDQIMDTCIDLFSGVLKFAFLKDEAEKAQKREEYLAGDAKKYLGLLEKLVQEGGKSGFAVGSSLTVADLMLYAFIENSQIVELLKDYKLLDANRKKVEQLPKIKEYLAKRPVTEF; encoded by the exons ATGCCTTCTTATAAATTAACGTATTTTAATGGAAAGGGACGAGCGGAAGTTTCTCGACTTTTATTAGCTGCTGCTGGAAAGGCCTTTGAAGACGTAAGAGTTGATTTCGCACAATGGGGTGATCTCAAGAAAG ATATGCCACAGGGAACACTGCCGGTGTTGGAAGTGGATGGAAAGATGAAGATCTCTCAGAGCGGTTCGATAGCGCGGTACCTCGCAAGAGAGTTCG acTTATATGGCAAGGGTAACACTGATATGACCTTGGTGGACCAGATTATGGACACCTGTATTGATCTCTTCAGCGGGGTGTTAAAGTTTGCCTTTCTCAAGGACGAAGCTGAAAAG GCCCAGAAACGGGAAGAGTACTTGGCAGGTGACGCTAAAAAATATCTGGGACTTTTGGAAAAACTTGTCCAAGAGGGCGGTAAGAGTGGCTTTGCGGTTGGATCGTCC TTGACGGTGGCCGACCTTATGCTTTACGCCTTCATTGAAAATTCTCAAATTGTGGAACTTTTGAAAGATTACAAACTGTTGGACGCCAACAGAAAGAAAGTCGAGCAGCTACCAAAGATAAAGGAATACTTGGCGAAGAGGCCCGTCACTGAATTTTaa